A genomic segment from Desulfovibrio legallii encodes:
- a CDS encoding methyl-accepting chemotaxis protein, with protein sequence MSIRLRIILGFLLTTVLLAAGIMTNAAFSLRQEAEDAYRTAVQRQLRLMGVYVTQFLHTAENNAALLAKDPDVAAAGDAFPTYKSTTSKSVFRHKDLSWTARNVLRKFVRMDKAYADYAEVYAGYEDGNYASSFDNAEVAPGFDMSRRPWYVARKASPEVCGISQSYLSYTGEMVFAVTHKMFDAAGGLTGVLGVDVSLAGLSARFKDMNFGKTGYFMLLEQGGRILSDPRNEDFAGKVIGQEVKDPGLEALLAAKDGMLAVTVRGVPMLATVRSTEFGWKIAALQAKDEIFAAAYADMRAMGLISAAITLLALGLSFLIVRSINRPLDKLVASARQIAGGDLSVQLNGAGFYGELAALQGALAEMVRNLKDMVSTAEQKSAEAEKQTSLAKAATQQAEQARQAAEQAKRDGMLAAAGHLEEAVAVISSAAQALAARIGQSDTAAGESARRLDEAATAMNEMNASVQEVAKNASDAARVSAEARAGAVSGADIVGKALQSIDQVQAVSLELKEDMTRLDAHAQAISRIMGVISDIADQTNLLALNAAIEAARAGEAGRGFAVVADEVRKLAEKTMTATKDVGSAIAAIQESADKSVTGMDNALKEVQTATGFASQSGEALRQIVSQVEAAADQVRAIAAAGEEQSAASEEINQSIVQVNAIAAQNTEAMHEAAEAVGHLTAQAQRLQELITAMQQG encoded by the coding sequence ATGAGCATACGTCTGCGCATTATTCTGGGCTTTCTTCTCACCACCGTCCTCCTGGCGGCGGGCATCATGACCAACGCCGCCTTTTCGCTGCGCCAGGAGGCGGAAGACGCTTACCGCACTGCGGTCCAGCGGCAGCTGCGCCTTATGGGCGTTTATGTGACCCAGTTCCTGCACACGGCCGAGAACAACGCCGCGCTCCTGGCCAAGGATCCGGACGTGGCCGCCGCGGGCGACGCCTTCCCCACCTACAAATCCACGACCAGCAAATCTGTGTTTCGCCACAAGGACCTTTCCTGGACGGCGCGGAACGTGCTGCGCAAATTTGTGCGCATGGACAAGGCCTATGCGGACTATGCCGAGGTCTACGCCGGTTATGAGGACGGCAACTACGCCTCCTCCTTTGACAATGCGGAGGTGGCTCCGGGCTTCGACATGTCCAGGCGGCCCTGGTATGTGGCGCGCAAAGCCTCCCCGGAGGTCTGCGGCATTTCGCAGAGCTACCTCTCCTATACCGGCGAGATGGTCTTTGCCGTCACCCACAAGATGTTTGACGCGGCAGGCGGCCTCACCGGCGTGCTCGGCGTGGACGTTTCCCTGGCGGGGCTTTCCGCCCGCTTCAAGGACATGAACTTCGGCAAGACCGGCTACTTCATGCTGCTTGAACAGGGTGGGCGCATCCTTTCCGACCCCAGAAACGAGGACTTTGCCGGCAAGGTCATCGGTCAGGAAGTCAAGGATCCCGGCCTGGAAGCCCTGCTGGCCGCTAAGGACGGCATGCTGGCCGTGACCGTGCGGGGCGTGCCCATGCTCGCCACGGTGCGTTCCACGGAATTCGGCTGGAAGATCGCCGCCCTCCAGGCCAAGGATGAAATCTTCGCCGCCGCCTATGCGGACATGCGCGCCATGGGCCTTATCAGCGCGGCCATTACCCTCCTGGCTTTGGGCCTTTCCTTCCTTATCGTCCGTTCCATCAACCGGCCCCTGGACAAGCTGGTGGCCTCGGCCCGGCAGATCGCCGGTGGCGATCTGAGCGTACAGCTGAACGGTGCGGGCTTTTACGGCGAGCTGGCCGCCCTGCAGGGGGCCCTGGCCGAGATGGTGCGCAACCTCAAAGATATGGTCAGCACGGCGGAGCAGAAGAGCGCCGAGGCCGAAAAGCAGACCAGCCTGGCCAAGGCCGCCACGCAGCAGGCGGAGCAGGCCCGCCAGGCCGCAGAGCAGGCCAAACGGGACGGCATGCTGGCCGCCGCCGGGCATCTGGAAGAAGCGGTGGCCGTCATTTCCTCCGCCGCGCAGGCGCTGGCCGCGCGCATCGGTCAGTCTGACACGGCCGCCGGCGAATCCGCCCGTCGTCTGGACGAAGCCGCCACGGCCATGAACGAGATGAACGCCTCCGTGCAGGAAGTGGCCAAAAACGCCTCCGACGCGGCGCGGGTTTCCGCCGAAGCCAGGGCCGGGGCCGTATCGGGGGCGGACATCGTGGGTAAGGCCCTGCAGAGCATCGATCAGGTCCAGGCCGTCTCCCTGGAGCTCAAGGAAGACATGACCCGCCTCGACGCGCACGCCCAGGCCATCAGCCGGATTATGGGCGTCATCTCGGACATTGCGGATCAGACCAATCTGCTGGCCCTCAACGCGGCCATTGAGGCCGCCCGCGCGGGCGAGGCCGGGCGCGGCTTTGCCGTGGTGGCCGACGAAGTGCGCAAACTGGCGGAAAAAACCATGACCGCCACCAAGGACGTGGGCAGCGCCATCGCCGCCATCCAGGAAAGCGCGGACAAAAGCGTGACCGGCATGGACAACGCCCTCAAGGAAGTGCAGACCGCCACCGGCTTCGCCAGCCAGTCCGGCGAGGCCCTGCGGCAGATCGTGAGCCAGGTGGAGGCCGCCGCCGATCAGGTGCGCGCCATCGCCGCCGCCGGCGAGGAGCAGTCCGCCGCCAGTGAAGAGATCAACCAGTCCATTGTTCAGGTCAACGCCATTGCCGCCCAGAACACGGAGGCCATGCACGAGGCCGCCGAGGCCGTGGGCCACCTTACGGCCCAGGCCCAACGCCTGCAGGAGCTCATCACCGCCATGCAGCAGGGCTGA
- a CDS encoding pirin family protein codes for MNYRTVTDDVTGRRTTDGAGVRLVRVLGDPTVARFDPFLMLDAFDSRDPQDYVKGFPLHPHRGIETFTYLIAGEIDHKDSLGNAGAIRDGDCQWMTAGSGILHEEMPRASPRMLGLQLWINLPRRDKMAPPQYRDITAAQVPRLDEESALVAVVAGEYAGVAGAAQGDYVPVRFLDVTLRPGKTWTTAVPPQDTAFAYILEGAAALAPAGTPLEARHACLLGAGDTAAFTGGSQGARMVLVSGPPLREPVAWGGPIVMNTEAELRAAYQELEDGTFIRHADPALRLR; via the coding sequence ATGAACTACAGAACCGTTACGGACGACGTTACCGGCCGCCGCACCACGGACGGCGCGGGCGTGCGCCTGGTCCGCGTGCTGGGCGACCCCACAGTGGCGCGCTTTGATCCCTTTCTGATGCTGGACGCCTTTGATTCCCGCGATCCGCAGGACTACGTCAAGGGCTTTCCCCTGCATCCCCACCGGGGCATTGAAACCTTTACCTATCTGATCGCCGGCGAGATCGACCACAAGGACAGCCTGGGCAACGCCGGGGCCATCCGCGACGGCGACTGCCAGTGGATGACCGCCGGCAGCGGCATCCTGCATGAGGAAATGCCCCGCGCCTCGCCGCGCATGCTGGGCCTGCAGCTCTGGATCAACCTGCCCCGCAGGGACAAGATGGCCCCGCCCCAATACCGGGACATCACTGCCGCCCAGGTGCCGCGCCTGGATGAAGAAAGCGCCCTGGTGGCCGTGGTGGCCGGCGAGTATGCGGGCGTGGCGGGCGCGGCCCAAGGGGACTATGTGCCCGTGCGCTTTCTGGACGTGACCCTCAGACCCGGCAAAACCTGGACGACGGCTGTCCCACCGCAGGACACGGCCTTCGCCTACATTCTGGAAGGCGCGGCCGCCCTGGCCCCGGCGGGCACGCCCCTGGAAGCGCGCCACGCCTGCCTGCTGGGCGCGGGCGATACGGCGGCCTTTACCGGCGGCTCGCAGGGCGCGCGGATGGTGCTGGTTTCCGGCCCGCCCCTGCGCGAGCCCGTGGCCTGGGGCGGCCCCATTGTCATGAATACGGAAGCGGAACTGCGCGCGGCCTACCAGGAGCTGGAAGACGGCACGTTTATCCGCCATGCCGATCCCGCCCTGCGGCTGCGGTAG
- the purE gene encoding 5-(carboxyamino)imidazole ribonucleotide mutase codes for MPQVVIFMGSRSDEEKVAPCVDVLRGLGVSCVMTVSSAHRTPDRTVELVRRYEAEGAQVFICAAGMAAHLAGAVAARTIRPVIGIPIGGASLAGMDALFSTVQMPPGFPVATVALDKAGARNAAWLAAQILALGDPALAAKMESAREKMRADVAAAGEEISARYA; via the coding sequence ATGCCGCAAGTGGTTATTTTTATGGGGTCCAGATCTGACGAGGAGAAAGTGGCCCCCTGTGTGGACGTGCTGCGGGGCCTGGGCGTGAGCTGCGTTATGACTGTCAGCTCGGCCCACCGCACCCCGGACCGCACCGTGGAGCTGGTGCGCCGCTACGAGGCCGAAGGCGCGCAGGTTTTCATCTGCGCGGCGGGCATGGCCGCGCACCTGGCCGGGGCCGTAGCCGCCCGCACCATCCGCCCGGTCATTGGCATCCCCATCGGCGGCGCGAGCCTGGCGGGCATGGACGCGCTTTTCTCCACCGTGCAGATGCCCCCCGGTTTCCCGGTGGCCACCGTGGCCCTGGATAAGGCCGGAGCGCGCAATGCGGCCTGGCTGGCCGCGCAGATTCTGGCCCTGGGCGATCCGGCTCTGGCCGCAAAGATGGAAAGCGCCCGCGAAAAAATGCGGGCCGACGTGGCCGCCGCGGGCGAGGAAATCAGCGCCAGATACGCCTGA